The nucleotide window GTTTGTGTGTTCTGTCATTGTTTCCCCGAAAAAAAGATGGTTGAATCTTTATGCGACCGGGACAAAGCCGTTGTCGCGTAAGATTTTCTGGCCGTCGGCGGAGAGGATGAACTCAAGGTAACTCTTGGCAAGACCGGTTGGTTCACCGTCGGTGATCATGAGGAGCGGACGGTTGATTGTGTAGGTTCCGTCAATGACGGTGGCGACCGAGGGGGTGACTCCGTCGATGGTGAAGGCTTTGACGGTGTCGTCCACGTACTCAAGGGAGACGTAGCCGATTGCGCCGGGAGTCTGGGCAACACTCTTCTGCACAGCCCCGTTCGAGTTGAGTTCCTGCATGGTCTTTGCGGCATCCTCTTTGGCTAAGACGAACTCGGTGAAGAACTCCCGGGTTCCGGATGCGCTGTCACGGCCGACGAGGACGATTTCAGTGTCTGCGCCGCCGAGTTCTTTCCAGTTAGTGATTCTGCCCTGATAGATGTCTTTTACCTGTGCAAGCGTGAGGGCGGAAACGCTGTTGGACGGGTGGGCAATG belongs to Methanocorpusculum vombati and includes:
- a CDS encoding phosphate ABC transporter substrate-binding protein, which encodes MRSAKRFNKAGLAAILTAAVLALAVLSAGCVGTDTPSEPAGTISVAGSTTVLPVAQAVAEVYMDKHATADIQISGGGSGVGVTAVSSGTADIGMLSRDLKSSEKEGHTFKEYVIGRDGIAIIAHPSNSVSALTLAQVKDIYQGRITNWKELGGADTEIVLVGRDSASGTREFFTEFVLAKEDAAKTMQELNSNGAVQKSVAQTPGAIGYVSLEYVDDTVKAFTIDGVTPSVATVIDGTYTINRPLLMITDGEPTGLAKSYLEFILSADGQKILRDNGFVPVA